Within Pseudomonas tructae, the genomic segment GATCAGAGTGCTGATCGGCAATAGACGGGATTTCATTGGCTGTACCTCATGCGTCAGTGGATGCCTGCAGGTTATGCCGGCACTCCACGACTACAAAGGTCCAATTCGGGGAAAAACGCGGAGGCTAATCGGCCCGGCCGATGGGGTAGAAACGCCCGCCACTCCAGACCCCCAGCCACTGCTGGCCATCGATCTGCCGTGGCACCGCCAGCTCGACCAACTGGTAGAAGACGTTGCGATGGATCAGCGCTTCGAGGTTGCTGCGCATGAGCACATACGGCGAAGGCTCCTGGGTTTGCGCATCGATTTCAAAGCGCAGCGGATGCTCGGGGCCAGCCTCGACCTGATCGTCGACGTTACTGGTAAAGCGCAGCCGTTGCTGCTCGCCTTCGCCCTGCACTTCAAGGCTGACCGCGACAAAAGGCGCGTCATCGACCTTGATGCCGACCTTCTCCACCGGTGTCACCAGGAAGTAGTCATCACCATCGCGACGGATAATGGTCGAGAACAACCGTACCATCGGCTTGCGCCCGATCGGCGTACCCAGGTAATACCAGGTACCGTCACGGGCGATGCGCATATCGATATCGCCGCAAAAATCCGGGTTCCACAGATGCACGGGCGGCAGGCCCTTTTCTGCCTTGGGAATCTGCGCCAGCAGATCATTGGCCTTGCCGGTGTCCCGCATTCCGCTCTCCTTAACGACTCATGCCCAACAGACTGCGAGCGTAATCCTCAAGCGGGGGCCTGAGCAAATCTTCCGGCTTGTTGTCGTGGAACGTCAGCAAACCGCCGCGGCTTTTGATCCGCGCAGTATCGATCAGGTAACGGGTGCTGGTTTCGATCAGCATCAGTTGCACCACACCGGTATCGATCCCCAGACGGTCGACCGCCTGCTCGTCATACCACTCATCGCCATTGCCGATACGATCGTCGGTACGGGCGAAGCGTGTGTACAACAGGTAATGCGCGCCCACTTCACGCGCTTCGATCAGCGCCTGCTCCAGGCCCAGCGGCGCCGGGGCACGGCGGACCATGGGGAAATACTCGAGAAAGCCGTTGAAGGCCTCTTCAGCCACGACGTTGGGGCGCGGATACGGGCCCTTGCCCGGCGGCACGAAGGCACCCTGGCCAATGTAAATGAATGAATCAGGCTGCAGGCGCACCGACAGCGAGCGACGGGTATCGCTGTGATCGAGCAGACCGGCATCGCTCATGTGATAACGGGCACCCTCGCCCATATCGCTGACATTCATGCAGCCGCCCAGCGCCATCAGCGCCAGCAGCAAAACCAGGCTACGCATCTATCCTCCAGTGGCCGGTGACGGAAAACCGGCGAACAGCTGGCAGATGCAGCTTTTGCGCCAGTCTTAGCCGCCAATGATCTTCATCACCGTCGCGCCACCGGAAAATGCCACTGTTTGCTTGTCGCCAAGGGCTTTGACCAGCAAGCCCTGCAGCGCCGGCAACGCCTGGTGGCGCGGCTTGTCGAGCAAATCGCCGATAAAGTGACGGTTGCTCGAGGACAGGCAGCCGTGCAGCCAACCGGTGGAGGACAGCCGCAAACGCGAACAGGTGCGGCAGAACGGCACGCTCTCGTTGGCGATCACGCCAAAGTAGCCGAGCCCCGGGATCTGATAACGCAAGGCGGTGGCATCCACCGGGGCATTGGCCTGCAGGTACTCGTACTGCCCACCGATCAACTGCAGCAAGTGCTCGAGGCTGACGAACTGCTGCAAAAAGGCATTGTTGTCGCGGGCCAGGTGTCCCATGCGCATCAACTCGATGAAGCGAAGCTCATAGCCATGGGCCAGGCAATATTCCAGCAGCGGCAAGACCTGATCGAAGTTCTGCCCGCGCAAGGGCACCATGTTGACCTTGATCTGCATGCCGGCGGCGCTGGCCTGGTTCATGCCATCGAGCACCGTCGCCAGGTCGCCGCCACGGGCAATGCGCCGGAAAGCATCCGGGTCGAGGGTGTCGAGGGAAACATTGAGGCGGCGGATACCCGCTGCGCGCAGCACGGGCAGTTTGCGTGCCAGCAACTGGCCATTGGTGGTCAGGCTGATTTCATCCAGGCCGAGGGTGGCAATCGAGCTGAGGAAGGTTTCAAGTTTTGGACTGACCAGCGGCTCGCCACCGGTGACGCGCACCCGCTCGATGCCGGCGGCCTCCACCAGGTAAGCCACGCCACGGGCCATGGCCTCAGCCGAGAGCTCGTCCTGGGCAGCCACCAGCCGCTTGCCGTCCGGCACACAATAGGTACAGGCGTAGTTGCAGGCAGCCGTCAGGCTGACACGCAAATTGCGAAAACGCCTGCCTTGGCGGTCGACGATCATGGATGACTCCGGCATGGGTGAATCGGGCCTGCAAAACCTGACTCAAAAATCAGGTTTTTGCAAGCCTCATACCTGAGTATATTCCTCAGCTCCTCATCCCAGTAGCGCGATGGTTTGGCTGAATGTCTCAGCTACCAGCGCTATCCGGGTCGCGCTTGCGCTTGTTGCCCATGCGCACGCCGATGTCCATGAGGAACTGGAAGAAGCCTTCCTGATCTTCCAGCACATTGCTCCAGAACGGCGAGTGATACAGCGCCACCGCGCCATGCACCAGCGCCCAGGCTGCACAATAGTGGAAGTACGGCGGCACATCCTCAAGCTTGCCTTCGCTGATGCGGCCCTTGATCAGCAGGGTCAGGCGGTCGAAGTTGGAGGCGCGGATCTTGTGCAGCTCCTCGACCATCTCCGGCACCTGGTTGCCCTTGACCACCTTCTCTTCAAGACGGTCGAACAGCCGATAACGCTGCGGGTCACGCATGCGGAATTCGAAGTAGGCACGCGACAGGGCTTCCTTGTCGCGGTCGACGTCGGCAGAGTGCAGCAGTTCGTTCAAATCGCGCTCATAGTCGAGCATCAGGCGCAGATAGATCTCCGCCTTGGATTTGAAGTGCTTGTAGATCGTGCCTTTGCCGATACCCACGGCATCAGCGATCATCTCGACGGTGACACTGTCTTCACCCTGTTCGAGAAACAGCTTGAGCGCGGTATCGAGAATTTCTTGCTCTCGGCGACGAAACTCACGGACCTTACGAGGTTCTTTCTGCATAAGAAGGACTGGATCAAAATCGAAGCCGGTTATTATGCCTAACTTGCGGCAAAATGCACGGATCATCCAACCATGTTGATGTTTCTTGATGAGTTTGAGCAAGCCCCGGGCCTGCGCTATCTGAATCATGCAGCCGTCGCACCCTGGCCCAGACGCGCTAGCCTGGCCGTTTCACGCTTCGCCAGCGAGAACGTTTTACTCGGCGCAAGGAACTATCCGGACTGGCTTACCACGGAGCAGAGTTTACGTGAACGCTTGATGCGGCTGACGAATGCGCCGTCGACGGATGATATCGCTCTGGTCAAGAATACCTCCGAGGCGCTGTCATTCGTCGCCTTCGGCATCGATTGGCAGGCCGGTGACCAGGTTGTTATCAGCACCGAAGAGTTCCCCTCCAACCGGATCGTCTGGGAAGCCCTGGCCGACAAAGGTGTCAGCGTCATCCAGGTAAACCTCAAGGGCAACGACCCGGAAGGCGCCTTGCTGGCAGCCTGCGGCCCCAAGGTGCGCCTGCTGGCGATCAGCGCCGTACAGTTTGCCAGCGGCCTGCGCCTGGATCTGGTGCGCCTGGGGCAAGGCTGTCGTGAACGGGAAATACTGTTCTGCATCGACGCCATTCAGCAACTGGGCGCCCTGCCCTTCGACGTCCAGGCCTGTCAGTGCGATTTTGCCATGGCTGATGGGCACAAATGGATGCTCGGCCCGGAAGGCCTGGGCGTGTTCTACTGCCGCGCCGAGGTTCGCCCACTGCTCAAGCTCAGCGAGTATGGCTGGCACATGCTCGAACACCTGGGCGACTACAACCGCAGCGAGTGGCAACCCGCCCACAGCGCCCGACGCTTTGAGTGCGGCAGCCCGAACATGCTCGGTGCAGTGGCGCTCGAGGCCAGCCTGTCGCTACTCGAAGAGGTGGGCATGGATCAAGTGGCGGCAGCGCTGCAGGAACGGGTGCAATGGCTGCACCAAGGCCTGACAGCAATCCCCGGGGTGCGCCTGCACAGCCCGCAGGAACTGAGGCGCCGCGCAGGGATTGTTTCCTTCAGCATTGCGGGGGTTACAAACACCCAGGTCTATCAGCAGCTCAAGCAGCATCAGGTGGTGTGCATGGTGCGTGGCCCCGGAGTACGGTTTTCCCCGCACTTCTACACATCCAGACAGGTGATCGACGAAACTCTGGCCATTGTCCGAGAAATCGCAAAGCAA encodes:
- a CDS encoding DUF1285 domain-containing protein; protein product: MRDTGKANDLLAQIPKAEKGLPPVHLWNPDFCGDIDMRIARDGTWYYLGTPIGRKPMVRLFSTIIRRDGDDYFLVTPVEKVGIKVDDAPFVAVSLEVQGEGEQQRLRFTSNVDDQVEAGPEHPLRFEIDAQTQEPSPYVLMRSNLEALIHRNVFYQLVELAVPRQIDGQQWLGVWSGGRFYPIGRAD
- a CDS encoding DUF4823 domain-containing protein → MRSLVLLLALMALGGCMNVSDMGEGARYHMSDAGLLDHSDTRRSLSVRLQPDSFIYIGQGAFVPPGKGPYPRPNVVAEEAFNGFLEYFPMVRRAPAPLGLEQALIEAREVGAHYLLYTRFARTDDRIGNGDEWYDEQAVDRLGIDTGVVQLMLIETSTRYLIDTARIKSRGGLLTFHDNKPEDLLRPPLEDYARSLLGMSR
- a CDS encoding GTP 3',8-cyclase MoaA, translated to MIVDRQGRRFRNLRVSLTAACNYACTYCVPDGKRLVAAQDELSAEAMARGVAYLVEAAGIERVRVTGGEPLVSPKLETFLSSIATLGLDEISLTTNGQLLARKLPVLRAAGIRRLNVSLDTLDPDAFRRIARGGDLATVLDGMNQASAAGMQIKVNMVPLRGQNFDQVLPLLEYCLAHGYELRFIELMRMGHLARDNNAFLQQFVSLEHLLQLIGGQYEYLQANAPVDATALRYQIPGLGYFGVIANESVPFCRTCSRLRLSSTGWLHGCLSSSNRHFIGDLLDKPRHQALPALQGLLVKALGDKQTVAFSGGATVMKIIGG
- a CDS encoding TetR/AcrR family transcriptional regulator — protein: MQKEPRKVREFRRREQEILDTALKLFLEQGEDSVTVEMIADAVGIGKGTIYKHFKSKAEIYLRLMLDYERDLNELLHSADVDRDKEALSRAYFEFRMRDPQRYRLFDRLEEKVVKGNQVPEMVEELHKIRASNFDRLTLLIKGRISEGKLEDVPPYFHYCAAWALVHGAVALYHSPFWSNVLEDQEGFFQFLMDIGVRMGNKRKRDPDSAGS
- a CDS encoding aminotransferase class V-fold PLP-dependent enzyme; translation: MLMFLDEFEQAPGLRYLNHAAVAPWPRRASLAVSRFASENVLLGARNYPDWLTTEQSLRERLMRLTNAPSTDDIALVKNTSEALSFVAFGIDWQAGDQVVISTEEFPSNRIVWEALADKGVSVIQVNLKGNDPEGALLAACGPKVRLLAISAVQFASGLRLDLVRLGQGCREREILFCIDAIQQLGALPFDVQACQCDFAMADGHKWMLGPEGLGVFYCRAEVRPLLKLSEYGWHMLEHLGDYNRSEWQPAHSARRFECGSPNMLGAVALEASLSLLEEVGMDQVAAALQERVQWLHQGLTAIPGVRLHSPQELRRRAGIVSFSIAGVTNTQVYQQLKQHQVVCMVRGPGVRFSPHFYTSRQVIDETLAIVREIAKQ